From Desulfovibrio oxyclinae DSM 11498, a single genomic window includes:
- a CDS encoding FtsB family cell division protein: MMRNVARNLVLAVLVAVNLLLLFRLLWSDQSIFAYADLKGRHEELTRRLEQAEERNIELTREIKRLKDDEKYQEKIVRERLNFVREGEILYVFPEKGNKGPEANDESEN; the protein is encoded by the coding sequence ATGATGCGAAATGTCGCCCGGAATCTGGTTCTGGCGGTGCTTGTCGCCGTCAACCTGCTGCTTCTGTTCAGACTCCTGTGGAGTGATCAGAGCATTTTCGCGTATGCGGACCTCAAGGGCCGGCACGAGGAATTGACCCGACGGCTGGAGCAGGCCGAGGAGCGCAATATCGAGCTGACCCGGGAGATCAAACGCCTCAAGGATGACGAGAAATATCAGGAAAAGATAGTCAGGGAACGGCTGAACTTCGTGCGAGAGGGCGAAATACTGTACGTGTTCCCCGAAAAGGGGAATAAAGGCCCAGAGGCGAACGATGAAAGCGAAAATTGA
- the pgsA gene encoding CDP-diacylglycerol--glycerol-3-phosphate 3-phosphatidyltransferase codes for MANKVLNLPNCLSLTRIVAAPVIVGLLYLELWTGARFWAYASCVLFMIASATDLFDGMIARQQNTITNLGKFLDPLADKLLICSILIMLVRLGPEWRVPAWAVIIIVGREVAVTGMRAVASDMGKVIAADKFGKLKTVLQIAAMVPLLWHYPFMGYDVRIPGQILFWAAVALTVISGANYLYSFYKTWLVSEEN; via the coding sequence ATGGCCAACAAGGTACTCAACCTGCCCAACTGCCTCTCGCTGACGCGCATCGTGGCCGCACCGGTCATCGTGGGTCTTCTGTATCTGGAACTGTGGACCGGCGCCAGATTTTGGGCCTACGCTTCCTGCGTGCTCTTCATGATCGCTTCGGCGACGGACCTGTTCGACGGCATGATAGCCCGTCAGCAGAATACCATCACCAACCTCGGCAAGTTTCTTGATCCGCTGGCGGACAAGCTGCTGATCTGTTCCATCCTGATCATGCTGGTGCGTCTCGGACCCGAGTGGCGGGTCCCGGCCTGGGCCGTGATCATCATCGTGGGCCGCGAGGTGGCCGTTACCGGCATGCGCGCGGTGGCATCGGACATGGGCAAGGTCATCGCCGCGGACAAGTTCGGCAAGCTCAAGACCGTATTGCAGATAGCCGCCATGGTGCCGCTGCTCTGGCACTACCCATTCATGGGGTACGACGTGCGCATCCCCGGACAGATCCTGTTCTGGGCCGCCGTGGCGCTCACGGTTATTTCCGGAGCGAACTATCTGTACAGTTTTTACAAAACATGGTTAGTATCTGAGGAGAACTGA
- a CDS encoding Mrp/NBP35 family ATP-binding protein: protein MSENCKSCSGGDANAKHEIQNQLIRSTLKNIRHKLFVMSGKGGVGKSSVTVNIAAALAAKGYKVGILDVDVHGPSVPTLLGISGTLDIERGSLVMPKKYNDNLSVVSMESLLEDPDQAVLWRGPMKTSAIRQFISDVQWGELDFLVIDSPPGTGDEPMTVMKTVPEALSIVVTTPQEVSLSDVRKSINFLQYAKASILGVVENMSGMVCPHCHQSIDLFKKGGGRELAERYGLDFLGGIPLDPATVVAGDRGVPVVLLEEESFAKKAFLELADNVAQAAENSLEAAASTPD from the coding sequence GTGAGTGAGAACTGCAAATCCTGCTCAGGTGGCGACGCCAACGCCAAGCACGAGATTCAGAACCAGCTTATCCGCTCGACCCTGAAGAACATCAGGCACAAGCTGTTCGTCATGAGCGGCAAGGGTGGTGTGGGCAAAAGTTCTGTGACGGTGAATATCGCCGCCGCACTCGCGGCCAAGGGGTACAAGGTCGGCATTCTGGACGTGGATGTCCATGGTCCCAGCGTTCCGACCCTGCTTGGCATTTCCGGTACCCTCGACATTGAGCGCGGGTCGCTCGTGATGCCCAAGAAATACAATGACAATCTCTCCGTGGTTTCCATGGAGTCTCTGCTGGAGGACCCGGATCAGGCCGTCCTCTGGCGCGGACCCATGAAAACCTCGGCCATCCGCCAGTTCATCTCCGACGTGCAGTGGGGCGAGCTGGACTTTCTCGTCATCGACTCGCCTCCGGGCACCGGCGATGAGCCCATGACTGTCATGAAGACCGTCCCCGAAGCGCTTTCCATCGTGGTCACCACGCCGCAGGAAGTTTCGCTTTCGGACGTGCGTAAATCCATCAATTTCCTTCAGTACGCCAAGGCAAGCATCCTTGGTGTGGTGGAGAACATGAGCGGCATGGTCTGCCCGCACTGTCATCAGAGCATCGACCTGTTCAAGAAGGGCGGTGGCCGCGAACTGGCGGAACGGTACGGACTGGACTTTCTCGGCGGCATTCCGCTCGACCCGGCCACCGTGGTCGCGGGCGACCGGGGCGTGCCGGTGGTCCTGCTTGAAGAGGAGTCCTTCGCCAAGAAGGCGTTTCTCGAATTGGCCGACAACGTGGCGCAGGCCGCGGAAAACAGTCTGGAGGCAGCCGCCTCCACTCCCGATTAG
- a CDS encoding DUF368 domain-containing protein: MNEQSPLKTAFMASPGPRSFPAALLLALKGLCMGAADIIPGVSGGTIAFITGIYDDLVEAIRSFDLEFLKKLLRLDFAGALAGVHLRFLLSLLLGIGVAVVGMARVIHHLLVNHPVHVWALFFGLIAASVVVVGRRAGGFNAANAICLTAGAVFSFWLVGMIPVTTPETPWFIFLCGSLAICAMILPGISGAFILLLLGKYAYVTGALRNPFDPGSLATIGIFAVGAACGIVVFSRILHYLLGRWHAATVSVLTGFMIGALRKVWPWKEVLESTVIRGKVHVLSEQNILPPAVDGAFWLAVLLALAGAVVVFMLDRLSDRECREERAAG; encoded by the coding sequence GTGAACGAACAATCCCCCCTGAAAACCGCCTTCATGGCTTCCCCCGGTCCGCGGTCGTTTCCGGCTGCGCTGCTGCTCGCCCTCAAGGGGCTGTGCATGGGCGCGGCTGATATCATTCCCGGCGTTTCCGGCGGCACCATCGCTTTCATAACCGGCATCTATGATGATCTCGTGGAGGCCATCCGGTCCTTTGATCTCGAATTTCTCAAAAAGCTGCTGCGGCTCGACTTCGCCGGAGCGCTTGCCGGTGTCCACCTGCGATTTCTCCTGAGCCTGCTTCTGGGCATCGGGGTCGCCGTGGTCGGCATGGCGCGGGTCATCCATCATCTGCTCGTCAATCATCCGGTGCACGTCTGGGCGCTTTTTTTCGGCCTCATCGCCGCCTCCGTGGTTGTGGTGGGGCGTCGCGCGGGAGGCTTTAACGCAGCCAACGCGATCTGCCTGACAGCCGGAGCGGTCTTCAGTTTCTGGCTGGTGGGGATGATCCCCGTCACCACGCCGGAGACGCCGTGGTTCATATTCCTTTGCGGTTCCCTCGCCATATGTGCCATGATTCTTCCGGGCATCAGCGGGGCGTTCATTCTGCTGCTGCTCGGGAAGTATGCCTATGTCACCGGAGCGCTTCGCAATCCGTTCGATCCGGGCAGTCTTGCGACCATCGGCATATTCGCTGTTGGAGCGGCCTGCGGCATTGTTGTGTTTTCGCGCATCCTGCACTATCTTCTGGGTAGGTGGCACGCTGCGACGGTCAGCGTGCTGACCGGGTTCATGATAGGTGCGCTGCGCAAGGTCTGGCCGTGGAAGGAAGTGCTTGAGAGCACCGTTATTCGCGGCAAGGTACATGTGCTGAGCGAACAGAATATTCTGCCCCCGGCGGTGGACGGCGCTTTTTGGCTGGCCGTATTGCTCGCTTTGGCCGGGGCGGTCGTCGTGTTTATGCTCGACAGGCTTTCCGACAGGGAATGCCGCGAGGAACGGGCGGCAGGTTGA
- a CDS encoding protein-L-isoaspartate(D-aspartate) O-methyltransferase, which produces MIDPRRSRERMVKDQIEARGVSDPAVLEAMRAVPRHKFVESALAAKAYSDSPMPIGEGQTISQPYIVALMSEVLQVRPGMKVLEIGTGSGYQAAILAHMGAEVHTVERIRKLFFTARKRFADMRLFSIRPKLDDGTLGWPEESPYDRIIVTAGGPQVPQPLLDQLADPGRLVIPVGDSRRRQRLVLVTKQDGKVEEQDLGDVAFVDLVGSHGW; this is translated from the coding sequence ATGATTGATCCGCGCAGGTCGCGCGAACGTATGGTGAAAGACCAGATAGAGGCACGCGGGGTGAGCGATCCTGCCGTGCTCGAAGCCATGCGTGCAGTGCCGCGGCACAAGTTCGTGGAATCAGCTCTGGCGGCCAAGGCGTATTCCGATTCACCCATGCCCATCGGTGAGGGGCAGACAATCTCGCAGCCCTACATCGTGGCCCTCATGAGCGAGGTCCTTCAGGTGCGTCCGGGCATGAAAGTGCTGGAAATCGGCACCGGCTCGGGGTATCAGGCCGCAATACTTGCGCATATGGGTGCAGAAGTGCATACGGTAGAGCGTATCAGGAAGCTGTTTTTCACCGCGCGTAAACGCTTTGCGGACATGCGGCTTTTTTCCATACGGCCCAAGCTGGACGACGGCACCCTCGGCTGGCCCGAAGAGTCGCCTTACGATCGCATTATCGTCACGGCCGGCGGGCCGCAGGTGCCGCAGCCGCTGTTGGACCAGCTTGCCGATCCCGGACGGCTGGTGATCCCGGTCGGCGACTCCCGGCGCAGACAGCGGCTGGTACTCGTCACCAAGCAGGACGGCAAGGTCGAGGAGCAGGACCTCGGCGACGTGGCCTTCGTGGACCTGGTCGGTTCACATGGCTGGTAG
- a CDS encoding CBS domain-containing protein has translation MFTICNWMSSPVFSLYETDTLHHAKSLMNLQRIRHIPIVDAEGRFVGLITHRDILSATISKLADLDEDTQREIDSGIPIREIMRVDVHTCTPDTPLKEAAETLLNHKYGCLPVLEEGKLQGILTEADFLKLAIDLMDALDR, from the coding sequence ATGTTCACGATCTGCAACTGGATGTCGAGCCCCGTCTTTTCGCTCTACGAGACGGACACGCTGCATCATGCAAAATCCCTGATGAACCTCCAGCGGATACGCCACATCCCCATTGTCGATGCCGAAGGCCGCTTTGTCGGGCTGATCACTCATCGCGACATTCTCTCGGCCACCATATCCAAGCTGGCGGACCTTGATGAAGACACCCAGCGCGAGATCGACTCCGGCATCCCCATCCGGGAGATCATGCGCGTGGACGTGCACACCTGCACGCCGGATACGCCGCTCAAAGAGGCCGCAGAAACACTTTTGAACCATAAATACGGTTGCCTGCCGGTTCTTGAGGAAGGCAAGCTTCAGGGCATCCTGACCGAAGCGGATTTTCTCAAACTCGCCATAGACCTCATGGACGCTCTGGACCGCTGA
- a CDS encoding M23 family metallopeptidase, with product MSHDKKSNITGYLFTLLSVAVLAAGSWFVFRDTQPPALSIGPEAADINREAKVTIKASDPGSGLKWVEAKAVQDGKEYALFRKELPQGTGSFTQTVIFDKERIKEGEFTLRVTARDGSFYPFGEAGMSSASRDFNLDDTAPRIYVKTHTTNLNQGGAGVVEFALSEPARKVGIKVGERFFPAYERDGTQDRSYFCMFTLPWDTSPSDFSPIITAEDKAGNTAGRSFNYYANARNFRKDRIGLSDGFMERVLPQFTDFVSDVQGGLLEQYVKVNNELRRQNAEKIREIGRDTASEPLWEGEFKRLPNAANRARFADYRDYIYKGKVVDNQTHLGLDLASIRHAPIPAANTGRIVFAAFFGIYGNCVIIDHGLGLQTLYSHMSQIDVQPGQAVSKGDIIGRTGATGLAGGDHLHFGVYVSGTPVQPLEWFDGHWIKNNISGKLGN from the coding sequence ATGAGCCATGATAAGAAATCCAACATCACGGGCTACCTTTTTACATTGCTTTCCGTGGCCGTGCTGGCCGCAGGCAGCTGGTTCGTTTTTCGAGACACCCAGCCGCCCGCGCTGAGCATCGGTCCGGAAGCCGCCGACATAAACCGCGAGGCCAAAGTAACCATCAAGGCGTCCGATCCGGGCAGCGGCCTGAAATGGGTCGAAGCCAAAGCCGTCCAGGACGGCAAGGAGTACGCCCTTTTCCGCAAGGAACTGCCGCAGGGGACGGGTAGCTTCACCCAGACCGTCATCTTCGACAAGGAGCGCATCAAGGAAGGCGAATTCACGCTCCGCGTCACGGCGCGCGACGGCTCTTTCTATCCTTTTGGAGAAGCGGGCATGTCCTCGGCCTCCAGGGATTTCAACCTCGATGACACCGCTCCGCGCATCTATGTGAAAACCCACACCACCAACCTGAATCAGGGTGGCGCGGGCGTCGTGGAATTTGCCCTGTCCGAACCGGCCCGGAAAGTCGGTATCAAGGTGGGCGAACGTTTCTTCCCGGCCTACGAGCGCGATGGGACGCAGGACCGCAGCTACTTCTGCATGTTCACCCTGCCCTGGGACACTTCGCCCTCCGACTTCTCCCCGATCATCACCGCCGAGGACAAGGCCGGGAACACCGCAGGACGTTCCTTCAACTACTATGCGAATGCGCGCAATTTCCGCAAAGACCGCATCGGCCTGTCCGACGGATTCATGGAGCGCGTGCTTCCGCAGTTCACCGACTTTGTCAGCGACGTGCAAGGCGGACTGCTCGAACAGTACGTCAAGGTCAACAACGAGCTGCGCAGGCAGAACGCCGAAAAGATTCGTGAAATCGGTCGCGACACCGCATCGGAACCGCTTTGGGAAGGTGAATTCAAGCGCTTGCCCAATGCCGCCAACCGGGCTCGCTTCGCCGATTACCGGGACTACATCTACAAGGGCAAGGTAGTGGACAACCAGACCCACCTCGGCCTCGACCTCGCCAGCATCCGCCACGCACCGATCCCGGCCGCCAACACCGGCAGGATCGTCTTCGCAGCCTTCTTCGGCATCTACGGCAACTGTGTCATCATCGACCATGGCCTTGGCCTGCAGACGCTCTATTCGCACATGAGCCAGATCGACGTGCAGCCGGGACAGGCCGTGAGCAAGGGCGACATCATCGGTCGCACCGGTGCCACCGGACTGGCCGGAGGCGATCATCTGCACTTCGGTGTCTATGTTTCCGGAACGCCCGTTCAGCCGCTGGAATGGTTCGACGGCCACTGGATAAAGAACAATATCAGCGGAAAGCTCGGCAACTAG
- the queF gene encoding preQ(1) synthase, translating to MTTKSKDQTVHLKTLGQGGETGYRLEGPSADILEAFPNNHPDRPYMVSIEFPEYTSLCPVTGQPDFATIIVEYVPDQRIVESKSFKLYMFAFRNHQSFMETITNTMLDDFFSVLQPHWCRVKGLFAPRGGTRLHVFAERFKEDSEMIAEVRDYVESWKRESGRHEG from the coding sequence ATGACCACCAAGAGCAAGGATCAGACTGTTCATCTGAAAACCTTGGGCCAGGGCGGAGAGACAGGGTACAGACTTGAGGGGCCTTCGGCGGATATCCTCGAAGCCTTCCCCAACAATCATCCCGACCGTCCATATATGGTCTCCATCGAGTTCCCGGAATACACGTCGCTATGTCCGGTGACCGGCCAGCCGGACTTTGCCACCATCATAGTGGAATACGTTCCGGATCAGCGCATAGTGGAATCCAAGAGCTTCAAGCTCTATATGTTCGCCTTCCGCAATCACCAGTCATTCATGGAGACCATCACCAATACCATGCTGGACGATTTCTTCAGTGTCCTGCAACCGCACTGGTGCCGTGTGAAGGGTCTCTTCGCTCCGCGCGGGGGGACTCGCCTGCACGTGTTTGCCGAACGCTTCAAGGAAGACTCCGAGATGATCGCAGAGGTGCGGGACTACGTTGAAAGTTGGAAAAGAGAGAGCGGGCGGCACGAAGGTTGA
- a CDS encoding queuosine precursor transporter yields the protein MEPVSRRGFTLLVSLFIGSLVAAAFISSKIVTIFGLAVPAGVLAYSVTFAASDIIGEVWGRESASEVVHAGLAAMVVATILAHLAVEWQGAAFWTGQEAFASVIGSTPRIVAASLCAYFVSQRNDVWLFHVLRRLTNGRHLWLRNNLSTMVSQLLDSTIFVTVAFWGVLPVGEIILGQWAAKMLIAALDTPVVYAGVAALRSLGTKAEAQPAT from the coding sequence ATGGAACCTGTTTCCCGCAGGGGCTTTACCCTGCTCGTGAGCCTGTTCATTGGCTCGCTCGTGGCTGCGGCCTTCATATCGAGCAAAATCGTCACCATTTTCGGACTCGCCGTCCCTGCAGGAGTGCTGGCTTATTCCGTCACCTTCGCGGCCTCGGACATCATAGGCGAGGTATGGGGACGCGAAAGCGCCTCCGAAGTGGTGCACGCGGGACTGGCGGCCATGGTGGTCGCCACAATTCTGGCGCATCTCGCCGTCGAATGGCAGGGCGCGGCCTTCTGGACCGGACAGGAGGCCTTCGCGTCCGTCATCGGCAGCACGCCCCGGATCGTGGCAGCATCGCTTTGCGCCTACTTTGTCAGCCAACGCAACGACGTCTGGCTGTTCCACGTGCTCAGGCGGCTGACGAACGGACGTCACCTCTGGCTTCGCAACAATCTCTCCACAATGGTTTCACAGCTTCTGGATTCGACCATTTTCGTAACGGTCGCTTTTTGGGGGGTACTGCCCGTGGGTGAGATAATCCTTGGCCAATGGGCGGCCAAGATGCTCATAGCAGCCCTTGATACGCCCGTGGTTTACGCCGGAGTTGCTGCACTGCGCAGTCTCGGCACCAAGGCCGAAGCACAGCCCGCGACATGA
- a CDS encoding TetR/AcrR family transcriptional regulator — protein MTKKESILTAAQEAFGQNGYSRTTMKDVSTRANVSFGLVSHYYGNKQDLFIAAGSAMVDSVIEHLREATGNAKNGLDAIHNYMTAYFDFTNAHRMTFPVLLRCSPFSHIEPGVDASRVAEKFQVIIDTIRECVSMGITDGSIREMPVEEASLIIYGNIVGAVRTKLLTPYGTDNIYDETTKFTLRSLKPQSADCG, from the coding sequence ATGACAAAGAAGGAATCCATCCTCACGGCTGCCCAGGAAGCCTTCGGGCAGAATGGGTACTCCAGAACGACGATGAAGGACGTCTCCACACGTGCAAACGTCTCGTTCGGGTTGGTTTCCCACTATTACGGGAATAAGCAAGACCTGTTCATCGCCGCAGGCTCGGCCATGGTCGACAGTGTGATCGAGCACCTGCGCGAAGCGACCGGAAACGCGAAGAACGGACTGGACGCGATTCATAACTACATGACCGCGTATTTCGACTTCACGAACGCACACAGAATGACGTTCCCGGTTCTGTTGCGCTGCTCGCCCTTCTCCCACATCGAGCCGGGGGTGGATGCAAGCAGGGTTGCTGAAAAGTTTCAGGTCATTATCGACACCATACGGGAGTGCGTGTCGATGGGAATCACAGATGGTAGCATCAGGGAGATGCCGGTCGAAGAAGCTTCCCTGATCATCTACGGCAATATTGTCGGTGCCGTAAGGACCAAGCTCCTCACCCCTTACGGCACCGACAATATATACGACGAGACGACGAAGTTCACACTGCGCAGTCTCAAACCGCAATCCGCCGACTGCGGATAA